One window of the Oncorhynchus nerka isolate Pitt River unplaced genomic scaffold, Oner_Uvic_2.0 unplaced_scaffold_1082, whole genome shotgun sequence genome contains the following:
- the LOC135570149 gene encoding uncharacterized protein LOC135570149: KPEKPEKREKPEKPEKPEKPEKPEKREKREKLEKREKREKREKREKREKREKREKLEKREKREKREKRENLEKREKREKREKREKLGKLEKREKREKLEKREKPEKPEKREKREKREKREKREKLEKREKREKREKREKREKREKREKREKLEKLEKREKLEKREKPEKLEKREKREKREKREKREKREKREKREKLR, encoded by the coding sequence aaaccaGAGAAACCAGAGAAACGAGAGAAACCAGAGAAACCAGAGAAACCAGAGAAACCAGAGAAACCAGAGAAACGAGAGAAACGAGAGAAACTAGAGAAACGAGAGAaacgagagaaaagagagaaacgagagaaacgagagaaacgagagaaaagagagaaactaGAGAAACGAGAGAAACGAGAGAAACGAGAGAAACGAGAGAATCTAGAGAAACGAGAGAAACGAGAGAAACGAGAGAAACGAGAGAAACTAGGGAAactagagaaaagagagaaaagagagaaactaGAGAAACGAGAGAAACCAGAGAAACCAGAGAAACGAGAGAAACGAGAGAAACGAGAGAaacgagagaaaagagagaaactagagaaacgagagaaacgagagaaacgagagaaaagagagaaacgagagaaacGAGAGAAACGAGAGAAACGAGAGAAACTAGAGAAactagagaaaagagagaaactaGAGAAACGAGAGAAACCAGAGAAACTAGAGAAACGAGAGAAACGAGAGAAACGAGAGAaacgagagaaaagagagaaacgagagaaacGAGAGAAACGAGAGAAACTGAGGTAA